The stretch of DNA CCGGACCCGCACGAACACCCGGCGCCGCCGTATCCCCAGCGACCCGAGCAGCCCGACGATGATGCCGATGGCCGAGACGAAGACCAGCATCTTCGACGGGTCGTGGTTGAGGTCGAACTGCGCCCACTGCCGCACGCCGTCGAACTCGATGCTCCCGGTGCCGTCGGGCAGCTGGACCGTGTTCTTGCCCTTGTCCAGGGTGAGGATCACCGACGGGTTCGTCGGGTCCTGCGCGTTCGGCAGCTTCACCCGCTGCGCGTTGGTCACGTCCATCGTGTACACGCCCGGGTTCGGCCCGAGTTCGCCGGAGTACGCGCTCAGCACCAGCGCCGGGTTCGAGGCGGTCGGGAACAGGGAGACCGCGCCCATGCCGGGGACCATCTCGCCGGGGTAGTCCGGGATGAAGATGCCCGAGAGCCCCAGCTGCTGCGGGCTGCCGTACTTGTCGATGTAGCCGTTCTTGACCTTGTAGATCCCCGAGCCCAGGCCCATCGCGCCGGAGTCGAAGAACTCCACCGGCTGGTGGTCGACGATCACCTTGCCGGTCTTGTCCCGGACCGTGATGATCGGCGAGTAGCCGTGGCTGCTCAGGTAGATGTTGACGCCGTCGACGCTCAGCGGGCTGTTCTCCTTCAGCGTCGCCTTCTTCTTCGGCGCCGTGGGCGAGGAGTTGTAGGTGACGTCGGCCGTGAAGGAGCGGGCCTGACCGTAGTCCGGGGCGTCGTGGTTGGGCTCGTAGGTCGCGGTGAACTTGTCCAGGGTCAGCCCGAACGGCGGCAGCTTGTCGGGGTCGACGCCGCCGCCGAAGGTGTGGTCGTCGTAGTTCATCGAGATGTTCGTGAACCCGTCGCCCTCGGTGATGACGACCTTGCCCTGGTAGCCGAAGTAGCCCTTGACCGCGAACCCGGCCAGGATGCCCACCAGCGACAGGTGGAAGACCAGGTTGCCGGCCTCGCGCAGGTAGCCCTTCTCCCCCGAGACCCACCCGCCGCCGTCGGCGTCCGTCCCCCGCACCACGCGGAAGCGCTTCTTCTTCAGCTCCGCTTCCGCGGCACCGAGCTTGTCCTCGACGGAGGTGCCCGAGGTGTCGTTCCAGCGGAAGTGGGCCGGCATGCGCGCCAGGTTGCGCGGCGCGGCCGGCGGCGGCTTGCGCAGCACCTTGAGATGCTGAGCGGTGCGCGGCAGGATGCAGCC from Catenulispora sp. GP43 encodes:
- a CDS encoding cytochrome c biogenesis protein ResB; amino-acid sequence: MASPTEVPEMDADSLTTAPREDDAGGTGGGAVTVPRLSSLEMLRWAWRQLTSMRVALILLFLLSLAAIPGSLLPQRSANTDPSLVVDWIAKHKTLGPLLDHLQFFTVYKSAWFSAIYLLLFVSLIGCILPRTAQHLKVLRKPPPAAPRNLARMPAHFRWNDTSGTSVEDKLGAAEAELKKKRFRVVRGTDADGGGWVSGEKGYLREAGNLVFHLSLVGILAGFAVKGYFGYQGKVVITEGDGFTNISMNYDDHTFGGGVDPDKLPPFGLTLDKFTATYEPNHDAPDYGQARSFTADVTYNSSPTAPKKKATLKENSPLSVDGVNIYLSSHGYSPIITVRDKTGKVIVDHQPVEFFDSGAMGLGSGIYKVKNGYIDKYGSPQQLGLSGIFIPDYPGEMVPGMGAVSLFPTASNPALVLSAYSGELGPNPGVYTMDVTNAQRVKLPNAQDPTNPSVILTLDKGKNTVQLPDGTGSIEFDGVRQWAQFDLNHDPSKMLVFVSAIGIIVGLLGSLGIRRRRVFVRVRPAEEKSGQGQNAVRVEVAGLARAEDARLRDEVRGVGRSLRPPKAGVRK